The Streptomyces collinus DNA segment TCTGACCCGGCACGGCCTGCACCTGTCCGCGAGCGCCGTGCAGGCCCTGGTCGAACGGACCCGGGGATGGGCCGCGGGTCTCAGGCTCTGTGCGCTGGCCGCCCTGCAGGGCACGGACCCGCACACCTACCTGAAGCAGTTCGAGGCGGACCACAGCGCGGTGGCCGACTTCCTGCTGGCCGAGGTGCTCGACCGGCAGGCACCCGACACACAGGACCTGCTGCTGCGCATCAGTGTTCTGGAGCGCTGCTGCCCCGACCTGGTCAACGTGCTGACACAGCGCACGGACGCGGAGCCCATCCTGGCCGCGCTGCAGCGCGAGAACGCCTTCGTCCACTACCTCGGGCACTCGTGGTACAGCCTGCATCCCCTGTTCGCCGAGATCCTCCGCGCCCACCTGCGCGAGCGCTTCCCCGGCCTGGAGCCGGAACTGCGCAGCCGGGCGGCCCAGTGGCTGCGGCGCTCGGGAGCCCTGCCCGAAGCGCTCGCCCAGGGCGCGGCGGCCGACGACTGGGAGTTCACCGCACGGGCCGTGGTCGACGACCTCGCCCTCGGGCAGCTGTTCACCGGCCTGCGCTCCGACGACCTGTCCGCGCTGTTCGAGCGGATGGGCCCCGACGTCAGGGGCCCGGCCCCGGACCTCGTCCGAGCCGCCCGCGAGCTGGCCGGCCGCGATGTCGAACACGGCCTGGCGCACCTGCACCGGGCCGAGGAGGAGCTGGCCCGGGACGGCGCGACGGACCCGGCGGCGGCCGGGCTCACCTGCGCCCTGCTGGAGGCGCTGGCAGCGCGACTGACCGGAACCCCGGGCAGGGCGGAGCGCGCCGCGGAGCAGGCCTCGGCCCTCAGGCCGGAGGTTCCCGGGCATCTGCTCGACGAGCACCCGGAGCTGAACGCCCTGCTGCTCACCCACCTGGGCTCCGCCCGTCTGTGGGCCGGGCGCTTCGAGGACGCCCGGAACGTCCTGTCGGCCGTTGCCGGACGCCCCGGCGGAGCGGCCATGGCGCTGCCCCGCTGGGAGGCTCTGGGCCACCTGGCGCTGATCGACTACTTGAACGGCTGGCTCGGCCGGGCGGAGCACAAGGCCCTGGCGGCGGCCGGCCAGGCACAGCGGTACAGCCTCCCGCAGCGGTCCGGGGCCGGCCTCGGCACCCTGGTCCGGGCCGCCGTCCTCATCGACCGCGACGAACTCGACGAGGCGCAAGCGCTTCTCGACGAGGCCGCCGCCTCCCACCCGCGCGTAGCGGATCCCGTCGAGGAAGCGGGCCGGGTGCTCACCCGGGGCCGGCTGCTCCTGGCCAGGGGAGACGCCCGGGCCGCGCTCGCGGCGGCGGACGCGATCGTCCCGGCCGTCATGAGCTCACCCTGGGCCGAGGACCACGCCGCCGCCCTCGCCTCGGCCGCCCACCTGGCCCAGGGGCATCCCGAGTCGGCCCGCAAGGCCGTGGAGCGGGTGGCCGACCGCCGGGCCGCCTGCGCCGTGCAAGCCGCCCGGGCACGGCTCGCGGCAGGCCACCCGGAAGAAGCGCTCGACATGCTCGACCGCCTGCCGGAGACCGACCGGCCCGGGCCGGCGGTGACTGTCCGGGCCACGCTGGTCCGCGCCCAGGCCGCCCACGAGCTCGGCGACCACACCGCCG contains these protein-coding regions:
- a CDS encoding LuxR C-terminal-related transcriptional regulator translates to MAAADEMPEAGFACADPTGDPLLRTRFALPARPATFVRRPRLTGHLDQALGTPLTMVNGSAGAGKTLLVADWASGLRHPVAWLTAESTDQAPGVFWAHVLQALRAAGVPVASEVGSPAEAGRVDQRTLTRLAAGLEGRDHPTVVVLDEFDRVVSREIAEQLEFVLHHAGQGLRLVLVTRTEALLPLHRYRASGEMTEIRDAELAFTPDEAHELLTRHGLHLSASAVQALVERTRGWAAGLRLCALAALQGTDPHTYLKQFEADHSAVADFLLAEVLDRQAPDTQDLLLRISVLERCCPDLVNVLTQRTDAEPILAALQRENAFVHYLGHSWYSLHPLFAEILRAHLRERFPGLEPELRSRAAQWLRRSGALPEALAQGAAADDWEFTARAVVDDLALGQLFTGLRSDDLSALFERMGPDVRGPAPDLVRAARELAGRDVEHGLAHLHRAEEELARDGATDPAAAGLTCALLEALAARLTGTPGRAERAAEQASALRPEVPGHLLDEHPELNALLLTHLGSARLWAGRFEDARNVLSAVAGRPGGAAMALPRWEALGHLALIDYLNGWLGRAEHKALAAAGQAQRYSLPQRSGAGLGTLVRAAVLIDRDELDEAQALLDEAAASHPRVADPVEEAGRVLTRGRLLLARGDARAALAAADAIVPAVMSSPWAEDHAAALASAAHLAQGHPESARKAVERVADRRAACAVQAARARLAAGHPEEALDMLDRLPETDRPGPAVTVRATLVRAQAAHELGDHTAAHRLVGRALLDGRREQLRLPFLECGPWIRPLLSTGRLRELAGGWLVPAAGHGRPAPAAQPQPPALVVEELSAREHDVLCRLAEMRSTEEIAADLHVSVNTVKTHLKSIYRKLAVSRRGDAVRRARDARIL